A single genomic interval of Amblyomma americanum isolate KBUSLIRL-KWMA chromosome 11, ASM5285725v1, whole genome shotgun sequence harbors:
- the LOC144110032 gene encoding putative ATP-dependent RNA helicase DDX5 — protein sequence MFGQENQALVEDTIYAVHSLVNVFRALHEINQGLRHYLFEERFHGNNWMVALNGLNEGAAGIAPQNAIGLGQGQGFEVAGDVNLAMGGGRGMPAGANPGQADRRLRSPDWKRLQLAPIRKNVYREHLKTSLRSPAEVDAYREANGIAVRGRGVPKPLLNIDEAGFPPDLAEAAQATGLSSLSGLHGQCWPVTLSGRDLLAIVHNETERRTLGYLLPAIVHVRHQEPFKPRDGPIVLVLTATRESAREIEQTVLDIEKYVSLRAVFLLSGVPKTPQLQNLKEGAQICVATPSRLVTFMEDKHVDLSRCSYLVVDGADRMLAMGLEKQLLTIAEHVRPDRQTLMWVTSRSLDIDHISDILLTDHVTVTFGASQTCQLHRVQHAVLVCEEDERENALITLFQDILCEGRDKVIVFVETRQTVDDLVVKMHDHNWPAVGVHRKKQEQERRWALEAFRLRSVPVLVATCVAACGLDADDVRFVVNYDRPARAEYTRRIKYAVRVDGSGKAYSFLAPSDSCHAEDMISILRDAKQDIPREVLNIAKGKVPSGGSRALDYYQ from the coding sequence ATGTTTGGTCAGGAAAATCAGGCCCTCGTGGAGGACACCATTTATGCCGTGCATTCATTGGTCAATGTTTTCAGAGCGCTCCACGAGATCAACCAAGGCCTGCGCCATTATTTGTTCGAGGAAAGGTTTCACGGAAACAACTGGATGGTCGCACTCAACGGGCTCAACGAAGGAGCGGCCGGCATAGCGCCACAAAACGCTATTGGTCTCGGTCAAGGCCAGGGCTTTGAGGTTGCTGGAGACGTGAACCTGGCAATGGGAGGAGGAAGGGGTATGCCAGCAGGTGCCAACCCAGGACAGGCTGACCGGAGGCTCCGTTCTCCAGACTGGAAGCGCCTACAACTGGCACCCATACGTAAGAACGTTTATCGGGAGCATTTGAAGACGTCGCTGCGGTCGCCCGCCGAAGTCGACGCCTACCGCGAGGCCAACGGCATTGCGGTCAGAGGGCGTGGCGTGCCGAAGCCCCTTCTGAATATCGACGAGGCCGGATTCCCCCCAGACTTGGCGGAAGCCGCCCAAGCAACAGGGCTTAGCTCACTCAGCGGACTCCACGGCCAGTGCTGGCCAGTAACGTTGAGCGGCAGGGACCTCCTCGCTATTGTCCACAACGAAACTGAGAGAAGGACACTGGGCTACCTGCTCCCCGCCATCGTTCACGTGCGACATCAGGAGCCTTTTAAGCCCCGCGACGGACCTATAGTGCTTGTGCTGACAGCTACCCGGGAGTCGGCCCGAGAGATTGAGCAAACCGTCCTTGACATTGAGAAGTACGTGAGCCTACGAGCCGTGTTTCTTTTATCGGGCGTCCCGAAAACACCGCAGCTCCAAAATCTGAAGGAAGGCGCACAGATCTGTGTAGCTACTCCTTCCCGCCTTGTGACCTTCATGGAGGATAAACACGTGGACCTGAGCCGTTGCTCCTACCTGGTCGTGGATGGTGCGGACCGCATGCTGGCGATGGGCCTGGAGAAGCAGCTTCTCACCATCGCGGAACACGTCCGACCCGATCGCCAGACGCTCATGTGGGTCACCTCGCGGTCACTGGACATTGACCACATCAGCGACATATTGCTGACGGATCACGTGACGGTCACATTCGGGGCGTCGCAGACATGTCAGCTGCACCGAGTACAGCACGCAGTGTTGGTCTGCGAAGAGGACGAGAGAGAGAATGCACTCATCACCCTCTTCCAGGACATACTATGTGAAGGAAGGGACAAAGTAATCGTGTTTGTGGAAACGAGGCAGACAGTGGACGACCTGGTGGTCAAGATGCACGACCATAACTGGCCCGCCGTCGGTGTCCACAGGAAGAAGCAAGAACAGGAGCGCCGCTGGGCGCTAGAGGCATTTAGACTGCGCAGTGTGCCCGTCCTGGTGGCAACCTGCGTGGCGGCGTGCGGGCTGGACGCGGACGACGTGCGTTTCGTGGTGAACTACGATCGCCCCGCCAGAGCGGAGTACACCCGGCGAATCAAATACGCCGTGCGCGTCGACGGTTCCGGTAAAGCCTACAGTTTCCTAGCGCCCTCCGACAGCTGCCACGCCGAGGATATGATTTCTATCTTGCGCGACGCCAAACAGGACATTCCGCGCGAAGTCCTCAACATTGCCAAGGGGAAGGTGCCATCGGGAGGGTCACGTGCGCTGGACTACTACCAGTGA